DNA sequence from the Alkaliphilus metalliredigens QYMF genome:
AAATCCTAGGGATCCCCCAAATAAGCTATGTTGAAGAACTCAATGACTTTGATGATGAATCCGTGACTGTCACCACAAACATATGGGAAGGTCTTTATTTAAAAAAAATAAAGTTTCCTGCATTAATGACAGTAACAAAAGAGATTAACGATCCGAGATTGCCTTCTTTTAAGAACAAAATGAAGGCAAGGAAGGCAGAAATCACCCTATGGGGGCAAAATGAGTTACGTGATTATCTAAGGGAAGACCAAATCGGACTTAAGGGATCCGCCACTAAGGTAAAGAAAATAGAAGTGCCAGCAGCTGCTGTACGAGAAGGAAAGCTCTGGAGAGATAATCATACTGAAGCCGTGGATGTTTTATATGACTTATTTGAAGTGAAGAAGGTATTGGAGGGGTAGGTGTGGAGATGGAATATAAGGGTGTATTAGTCTATGCAGAGCAAAGAAATCAACAGATACACAAGGTGACCTATGAGCTGTTAGATAAGGGGAGACAGCTGGCAGATCAATTGGGGGTTCAGGTTTATTGTGCATTATTAGGACCTGCTGATATAGATGCCCAGGAGCTTATTTATAGAGGTGCAGATGTGGTTTATTATATTGAAGATAATGAAGCCTTTAATGAACCTGATGAGCTTGTCTATGCTCGTAATTTACAGGACTTAATTGTAAAAATAAAGCCAGAAATCTGTATTTCAGGGGCGACTTCACTGGGAAGATCTGTAGCCCCAAGGGTAGCAGCGGCTATCGGAGCAGGCCTTACAGCTGATTGCACAGACTTACAAATTGATGAAGATAGAAAACTGATACAAATTAGGCCGGCATTTAGTGAAAATATTTTAGCCCACATTAAATCAGAGTGCATGCCTCAAATGGCAACAGTAAGATATAAGGAATTTTCTGAAGCAAAACGTGATATCAGTAGGACTGGAGAAATAATCAAATCCAGCAGTCTAGACTATCAAAATGATGCCATGGTATTTATCCAGGAACTCAGTCAGAAGAAATTAGATATCTCAGAAGCAAGTGTGGTGGTGTCAGCTGGGACGGGATTAAGGAGTCCTGAGGATTTCAAATTACTTAGTGAGCTGGCGGATCTACTTAATGGTGTGGTTGCAGCCTCTAGACCATTGGTTGAGGGGGGCTTTATTTCAAAGGACCATCAGGTGGGATATAGTGGCAATCGAGTGAAGCCAAAGATATATATCGCATGTGGTATATCGGGAGCACCACAGCATTTGGCAGGGATGAAGGATTCAGAGACCATTATTGCCATTAACACCGATCCCTCTGCACCGATTTTTAGTATTGCGGATCATGGGATAGTGGGAGATCTATATGAGGTTGTGCCGCTATTAATCAATAAGATTAAAAGCATGAGGGCTGTAAAGGTTTAACTATTGCAATAATAATACAATGTCCATGGGATTTGTATCAGGAGTTAAAGGCATCTAGAGGCAAAGTATAATTGTGTAGTGATAGATTACTGACGAGTGGGGCTATTAAAAAAGGGGGAGTATAAATGAATAAAAAGTCAGGAATGCCAGTATTTTTTGCATTAGCATTTGTATGGTTTACTACACATTTTGGAGGGGGATTTGCTTCGGGTGCACAGGTAATTCAGTATTTTGTTAAGTTTGGGTGGTTTGCAATTTTTACGCCGATTATATCACAGTTAATTATCGCAATTGTCCTATACTTTGCTTGGAAGTTTGCATTGGAGAAGAAGATGTTTGACTACAGAGACTGGGCCAATGAGTTTTATAAACCAATACAAGGAATTATGTCCAATGTATTTGAAATCATGTATAACTTAGTATTGGTCACTGCAACGGCTGTTGCGTTTGCAACTGGAGGAGCTACCATAGAAGGTGTATTCGGCACCCCCTACCTTTTAAATACAGTGGTCATTGCCATGGCACTATTATTATTAACGATATTTGGTGCAGAGCTAGTCCGAAAAGCAGCATCCATTATTGCTGTGATAATCATATCCGGTGTGGTACTGATTTATGTACCTAATGTCATTAGCTCATTTGGCCAAATCACTAAAAATGTAGCTGATCTAAGAAGCGGTGCCATACAAAATGATACAAGTTTTTTCAGTGCAATGTGGTCATCCCTTGTCTATGCTGGATTTCAGACGACTTGCATCGGTGCGTACATCGTTCATTCCAACATACTTAAGGATAAAAGTGATGCAAAGAAGGCTGCCCTGTGGGGTTTTATCATTAACTCAACGGTGTTAATGCTTTCTACCTTAGGAATATTGGCATTCTATAATGATGGGGTGTTAACAGAAAGTATACCAGCATTATTTGTTGTTAGAAATGGGGTTGGATCTTCATGGATGGTCCCATTAATATCTATTTTGATTATTCTAGGGGCGGTTTCAACCGGGGTCAACTTAATCTATGGTATATCCCGAAGAATTGTGAATTACTTGGGTAGAAGTGAAAGTCCGGCGGTGTTTAAGGAGAAGGAAAGAACAAGAAATATTGGTGCATCTGCCCTCTATGTAGCCATTACCTGGAGTATCGCACAATTTGGATTAATTCCATTAATTGCAAAGGGATATGGGACATTGGGATATATATCCATATTTGTTATCATACTTCCGGTGATCATAAAAGGAATCATTGGGTTGAAACCCAAAACAAAGGCCAAGGCATAGTCAATCACACCTAAGAGGAATCCCCTGTGAACCATGGATAGCACAGGGGATTTAAATAGCATGGTAAAATCAATGTAAAATGGAGGGATATAAATGAAGGTTGAAATCATTGAGAAAATGAAAAACATTGTGGGAGTGGATTGGGTGGTGACTGAGCTATCACGGATGCAGAGTTACCTATCCGATGAGACAGAGCATCTATTAAAGCCTAAGGCAAATGAAGACTGTATTGTTGTGAAGCCAAGTAGTGCACAGGAGATATCTGGAATCATGAAATATGCAAATCAGGAGAAAATACCAGTGGTGCCTAGGGGTGGAGGGACTGGCTTATGTGGCGCAGCCATACCAACTCACTCCAGCATCGTCATGTCCCTAGAACGACTGAATCAATATGTTGAATTAGATGATAAAAACTTAATGGTAACGGTGGACAGTGGCTTTACACTGGCTCAATTAAATGAAGAATTAAACAAACAAAAAAATCTATTTTTTCCAATACATCCTGGTGATGAGGGAGCACAAATAGGCGGTATGGTTGCTGAAAATGCAGGCGGCGTCAGTGCTGTAAAACATGGGATTATGAGAAATCATGTGAAGGGCCTTGAGGTGGTGCTTCCCACGGGAGAAATTGTTAATTTTGGGGGAAAGTTGATTAAGGATAATATGGGTTATGATATGCTGCATATGATGATCGGCAGTGAAGGCACATTAGGAATCATAACCAAGGTAATCCTCAAGCTTTATGCCAAGGAAAATCACAGGGGAACTTTACTGATCTCCTTTGATACTGGGGAAGATGCTGCAGCGGTTGTTCCTAAAATTCTACAAAGAGGAATCACGCCCCTGGCAATGGAGTACATGGAGCGGTATGTAGTGGAAAAGGCAGCAGAGCATCTGGGGCTAACTTGGCCAGCTAAAAAAGGCAGTGTGGATTTAATGTTTATTCTAGAAGAAACAACGGAAGATGAATTGTATGCCAAGAGCGAAATCATTGTAGAAATGTGTGAAAAACATCATGCGGTTGATAGTATGATCGCAGAGACTGCAAAGGAACAGCGTAATATACTGGAAATAAGAAGTAATGCCTATACAGCATTTAAAGAGGAGATCGCTGATGCATTGGATATGGCAGTTGCCCCAGCGTCGGTTCCAGATTTAGTGAGGGATATCAATACAATCGCCAAAAAGTACAATACAATATCGCCGGTGGTGGGTCATATTGGGGATGGTAACACCCATAATTTCATTATGCTTGTCAATGGTGAAAAACCATCATACCTTGATGAAATGAGACAGGAAATGTACGAGGCTGCCATAAAATATGGGGGAACAGTGACAGCGGAACATGGAACAGGTAAGACTAGGAAAAAACATATGAATCTCCAATTCTCAGACAGAGAAATAGAGATAATGAAGGGGATTAAGAAAGCCTTTGATCCTAATGGCATACTGAATCCAGGAACGATTATAGATTAATTGAAATTGAACAAAGAGGTGTTTTTCTTATATTATCCATAATTTCAGCTTGCTGGAACCAGTTCACTTTGAGCTATTGTCCCAAACTCTTTTGGGACTTTTCCATTTCCCACTGTTCTTCAGGCTACCAAACAAACTCTTTGGTGTAGTCCAAACCAAAAGGAGAGCCCCGATTAAAAAGAAAAAAATTGGATACAAGGCACCCAGAAAAGACATTTCTTCATATCCTTGTCTAAGTAATTGTTGACAATGTAGCTTTATAATACAAATATGCGGTTTTAGTTCATTTAGTACACAAAATTTAACTAACAAATATAAAGATAAAAAAGAACCAAAAGTGTCTGACCCAACTTATTAAATTTTATGATGTAGAGTACTTTTTACATTAATAAGTTCGAAGGAGCCCAGGCAGTTGGTGGAAAAACAGATGATGAAATTGATGCTGAGAAACTTATTTCAAGTTATTGATGGGAATATACACCATAAATAATAATGATTTGTTAAGAATGGGGCATATTATCTCTATAGGAGGTGTATGATGAGCCAGATGAAAGAATTTCAACCTGTATTACAAATGATTGTCTGTAGATTGGCACAAATGATTGCCAGGGAGATGGATTTATCTGATAAAGCCGCTTTAGATAGCCTTTATTTATCCAAGTTATACGAAGAGCTAGAGCGGGAAGAAACCAAGGTTTGGAACTTAAGCGTACCGACCCTCTTACGTATGTTTATTGAAGAGCAGGAAACAGGTATCATTAAGTTTCCACAGGAGGGATAGAAATGGATGAGACATTAGATTTTATGGTATATTGTATAGAGAGCTATAAAAATGCGGAAAACCTTAGGGGGAGAGAGGCTGTGGAACTGTTTAACAAGTACCATGTTTTTGATTACATTAAAGCAAGTCATGGAACACAGGATATGGCTTGTAGAGAATATATCATAGAGGATTTAAACATGTATATTGATGCACGAAGGCAAGTCGACACAAGGAGGAATCTTTAGGTGGAGGATAAGGTTTTTAATTTATTAGAAAAAATGTACTCTGATTTAAGTAGTAAAATTGATAACATGGACGAACAAATACAGGAAATGAAATCAATCATGACACCTTTTGGTTAAGTAAAACCAGAGGTGTTTTTCATTGTCTTACAATGATTAGTGTTTTTTCATAAGTTACTGTATAACCTGACTTCAGAACATAAATTCAGAACAAATGATGAGTAAATGTTTAAATTTGAACATTTCTCATTATTTTTTTGTTTATTTACGCCCACGACTTGTCGTGGTGAATAATATGATGTATAATGTAGTTAGAGGGATTTTATGGAGGGATTGTGCATGTATATTAGTAAATCTAAAAGACCAAATGGTAAGTATTTCATATCAATTGCTAAGGGGATTAGAGATCCTGAAACTAAGAAATCAAAAAAAATTCAGATTAAAGGTTTTGGTACTCATGATTTGGATTCTAAATCAGGTAAGAAAGCTCTTGTGCAAGCTGAAGCTGAGCTAAAAGAAATGATTAGACTAGATGAAGCTTCTCGAGGATTTGAAAACTTTGAAGATTTTATTGTATCCATGTCAAAAGATAAGCTTTCTCTTAAGCATAAAAATATTGGCTATCTACCATACTTAGAAATCTTTAACCAATTGAAATTACAAAGTTTCTTTTCTAAGATGGTCAAAGACTCTAAACTTGATTATTCTTTTAGCGATATGATGTTCTATCAAGTACTTGGTAGATTATTCAATCCTTCTAGTAAGCTTGAAGTAGCTACTAGAAAGGATGATTTCCTGTATGATTTTAATTTTGTAAATAACGATAATATTTATTCCTCTTTGGATGTTTTTTCTGGATTTAATAAACATAAATCTAAAGCGTTACAAGATGGCATTCAAGTCATAAACGATATGGAGATTCTCTTAGATACCGTTGATTCAGAGGCTAAAAAAATATTAGAAACTAACATAAACAATACCTCTCACGAATTAGAAGAACTAATAACGTCTTATGATAGTAATTTTGAAATGAATGAAAACAAACTTTTCAAACATCTCAATAAACATATGGAAAAGATTGTTCCAGAAAGAAATATATCTTTAGCCTTTTATGACTGCACAACCTATTACTTTGAGTCTTTTGATGAAGACGGTTTTAGAGAAAGAGGCATGAGTAAGGATAATAAAAGAAATGAAACACAAGTGGTTATGGGTTTATTAATAGACACAAATGGCATCCCTATTTCCTATAGGCTTTTCAAAGGCAACAAACATGAATTACATACCATGGAAGAGGTCATTGACGATATATTAAATAATTACACCATAAAAGAAATTATTATCGTTGCTGACAGAGGCTTAAATTCAAGGGCTAACTTAGAAATGATCCGTGGCAAAGGGCTTAACTACATTGTAGGTTCTAAGGGCAGTGCAGTGCCTAAAGATCTAAAAGAGAAGAAATTCAATTCATCTTGGAACATCACTTCTAAAGCCGAGGCTAAATATAAAAGCGGCTATATCACCAGTAAAAGAAAAGTGAGTCACAATGATGAAACCTATGATGAATTAATCATAAAAAAATATTCAGATGTCTACAAAGAACGGGAGATGTTTAAACAAGATAAAATGCTTGAAAGAGCGAAAAAAAATATAAAAGATTTTACAATTAATTCAACAACTAAATCTAAAAGCAAGTATTACAAAGCTGTTGATAATCCTAAAGAGAAAATAAACATTGAGATCGATGAAGAAAAAATTAAACAAGAACAAGAGAATTTCGGATATTTTTACATCGTTACCAATAAAGTAGAGATGAATCCAGCAGATATAATGGTGGCTTATAAATCCCTGTATAAAATTGAAGAGTCCTTCAGAATATTAAAAACAAATTTAAAAGCAAGACCTGTGTATCACTTTAAAGAACGAAGAATCCGGTCACATTTTTTAATTTGTTATTTGGCCTTAGTCATCCAGAGAGTATTAGAGTATAAATTAGAAGAGAAAAACGTTGAAATATCTACCCATGAAATAATCAATGGTCTAGAAGGGTTTGTTATAGATGAGATTGATTACAAAGTAGACAAATTATATATGATCTCAGACAAATTATTTAAGAGCAAAATAAACCAAGACATATTTAAAATTGAAAAGAATGTTCTACTGAGTAATGAAATCTCCAATATAATTAAAAAGATGTAGTGAGTGCAAAACAAAAATAAAAAGTACTGAAACCTCTGTAAACAGATGGCTTCAGCACTTTTTATTATGAATGATGTTCCGAAGTCAGGAAATACAGGAAATGAAATCAATCATGACACCTTTTGGTTAAGTAAAACCAGAGGTGTTTTTCATTGTCTTACAATGATTAGTGTTTTTTCATAAGTTACTGTATAATGGTGGTTTATAGGAAAGATTTCTTATTTTATTAGGGGTGATGATGATGAATTGGTTAAAAAAGTTTATGATTGGAAGGTCTGGAGGAGATCAACTCTCTATTTATTTACTTGCTTTATCATTGGTGTTAACCGTGATAGGTCAGCTTGCTGGAACATCAATAGTAGTGACAATAGGTTATATTCCTTTATTTGTGGCTATTTCCAGAGTGCTTTCAAAGGATGTGCAAAAGCGTAGGATGGAGAATTATAAGTTTGCTATATTTATTAGCCCCATTTACGCTAAGCTGAAAAAAGTAGAAAGTCGTATTAAAGGCGCCAAGACACATAAACATTTTAAGTGCGCTAATTGTAAGACCATGCTACGGGTTCCAAAGGGCAAAGGGGAAATCCTGGTGACATGTCCCAAGTGTAAAACAAAGTGTACCAGAAAGACATAACAAAATTGCCATTTAATAAAATTTAAAGCAGTAAGGAGAGTAACTGTAGATGAGAGTAATGAAGAAAATAGTAGGTAAAGTCATATATGCAATAGCCAAGGCGCTATCTGCAATACTGGACAGCTTAATACAGCTCATAGAGACCATGGTGCTACTTGCCAGGAGTTTTTCTAAAGGTTGCCTTGCTTTAATGAGCATGGGTGGTTGTTTGTTTTTCTTGTTTTTTGTTTTTCCCATAGGATCTAGGATATTGAGGAATCCCACTGCACTACTTGCCATCTTATTTATTTTAGTGTTTCCGATACTTGGGGCTCTCCTTGTATCCTATTTGAAGTATCTAAAATACATTACGACGGCGTATTTATTTAATTTAGGCAATTACCTGATGGATGGGGTAAATTATCAATATAAAGCCTTTAGTGAATACAAAGTAGCTTACAGAAAAGCAGAAGAGGATAGAAAAAGAAAAGAACAAAACCGTCATTATGAGCAGCAAAGAGAATGGGAAGAGCGATTAAGACAATGGCGGCAGCAAAATGCCCAGAGGGAGCAAGGTAGCTATGGTGGCCAGGGGAACTACGGCCATAGTTATGCAAACCCCATTGTTGAGTTTAAGAAGAAGTATGAAAAATGCTGTGATGTTTTAGGTGTATCCTATGATGCAGATAAATATCAAATAAAATTAGCATATAGAAGAAAAGCAAAACAGTATCATCCAGATGTAAATAAAGCGGCAGATGCAACAAAGATGTTTCAAGGGATCAGTGAGGCATATGAGTTTTTGAATGATGATAATATACAAAGATATAAAAGTGTATAGACTACAATGAACTTGATTCTGTACCTAAGAAAGATCTATCGCTGTGGAATTTTGCGATGGGTCTTTCTTTGTTTTTTAGCCCATTTTAATACACTGCAAATAAGGACTAGTAAAAGAACGGAAACTAAACTTCTCAAAGTGTTAATAGATACATCAAGAATCCGACCACTTCTATTAATTAAAAAATGCTGAAGAGCAATAGATTATCTATTAGAAGCGTAAAGACAGTCCAGCAGCGCTATAAGGAAGAAAAAAATGCAAAAAGGAAGGCTGTGATGGAAAAAATAATGGAGACAAATGATCCTTGAGTTTGTAGGCCTGTCATTAATGCTTATAGTGCCTGCAACCAAGTTGTGACAACAATAGGAATGAAAACAAGTATATATAATGATGGTGTAAAGTAAAAAAAGGGGAGCTAGGGTAGGGAAATATTTTTAAATTTGCAGGTCGCTTACTTTTTTGATAAAATAGAAATAAGGTAGTCCTTATATAAATAGTAATAAGAACCCAAAGCATGTTGAGTGATAGGAGACATATATGTTTAAAAACAAAAAAATAATAGTAATTTCATGGATAGCAGTCCTTCTCTGGATGGGACTGATCTTCTATCTCTCAGCACAGCCGGCTACACAGTCTAGGGAAGTAAGTGAGGGAGTAACAGAGATCTTCATGCAGACAGTAGAGCGAGTTGCTCCTGATGTAGCAGCAGAGCTAGATATAAGAATGTTAAATTATTTAATAAGAAAAAACGCCCACTTTTTTGCTTATTTAACCCTTGGGGTATTGGTTTTAAATGGGATGCGGAGAAGTGGTGTATCAGGTATTCGGGGAATTGTCATTGCATTTTTTATTTGTGTGTTATATGCAATTTCAGATGAAGTCCATCAGCTTTATGTCCCTGGACGTAGCGGTGAGCTAAGGGATGTTTTGATTGATAGTGCTGGGGCTATGGTTGGAATCGGGTTGTATTTAGGATTGGGCAAAATAAAGAAAAAGGTCATGATTAGCCGAGTTTAGAGTGCTGATTGTGATCTTTTGGTATTTTTTTGAATTGGTTTCACGTGAAGCGGTTATGGGTGAGGGACCAAATTATGTAAGTTCCATAAATCTTTGTAATAGAAGTTTTCCGTAACCATGTTCTTTAACCGAGGCGTAGACCTTTTCTAAATTATAGCCTTTTTTTGTAAGAAACCCTTCCTGTTGATGAATATATGAATGCATAATGTCTACATTAAATTCGGGGTGGAACTGTACGCCCCATATGTTTTTATTGATAAAAAACGAATGATGATGATCCATCTCATTCTGGGCTAATACTTGACCATGATTGGGTAGCATGGTAGCTGACTGTGAATGTACCACATGTCCTAAAAAGGTTTTAGGAAGTACACCTAATAATGAGTCTTTTTCTCCTGCTTCAGTAAGGGCGATACTAGCGGTACCAATCTCTATTCCCTTTGGGTTATAATCTGCTTTTCCTCCAAATGTTTGTGCCAATAACTGATGTCCATAACAAATACCAAGCACTGGAATAGGCTGGTATAGAAGTTGTGTTAACCACTGCGACAGATGAACACTCCAGTTTTCATAATCTGTAACCATTGAATGGGAACCAGTAATCATGATGGCTGATACCTGATTTAAATCAGGTAATGATTCATTTTTATAGACCGATGAAACATGAACGTCTTTAGGGCTAATCTCTATTTGATTCATAATAAAATCTTCGAAATCTCCATGAGCCTTTAGGATCGACGGAAATGTTGTACCTGTTTTAATGATTAATAATTTCTTCATATTTGCACCCTCTCTTTTAAAGTTTCACACGCTATACAGATTCTTTCGCTATTCATTGATATATTCCTCTAAAAATCTTATGTAAAGGGTTTGACTATCCACTATGTACTTAGGTTCTTAGATATTTTGGTTTTAAGAGAAATATCAAAAAAATAAATAAATTGAATATTGAATATATATTGACAATTCGAATATATATATATTATATTAGAATTGTAAACGATTACATTCTTTGTTTTACAAGGGTTCAGGTAGGGAAATGTCGACAAAATGTCGACATATAGATAATGAGACATGATAAGATATTTTTTTATAAAAAAATGTAATCCGTTACATTAGTAGGAGGAACTCAATGACAACCATACAGAAAGTAGCTAAAGAAGCAGGTGTATCCGTAGCGACGGTATCAAGAGTATTGAATAAAAGTGATCGCGTTGCACCAAAGACAAAAAGTATAGTTGAAGAGACAATAAAAAGATTAAAGTATCAGCCAAATATGCTTGGAAGAAATCTGAGAAGGTCTGAAAGTCGAATGATTTTAGCACTGCTACCAAGTATTTCAAACCCTTTTTATACGATGATTATCAAGGGAATAGAGGATGTTGCAAGAGAAAATGAGTATAATGTTTTACTTTGTCAAACAAATTCCGAATTAGAAAGAGAATTGGTATATATTAATCTATTAAAACAACGATTAGCAGATGGACTGATTTCTTTAGACCCAACAATAAATATTAATGTATTAAGGGGGGTGTCACAGGATTATCCCATTGTTCAGTCTTGTGAGTATTCAGAAGAGTTAAATTTACCATATGTGACCATAGACAATTTTCAAGCTGGCTATCAGGCAGTAAAACACTTAATTTCTATTGGGAAAAAGAAAATTGCCCTTATCAATTCTGATAATAAATTTATTTATGCCAGACTAAGACAAAAAGGGTATTTAAAAGCCCTTGAAGAAGCTGGACTTGGGATTAATGAAGATTTTATTATCAATGGAGAAAATGATTTTGAATCAGGGCAAAAAAGTATGCAACAACTCTTAGCACGCAAAGACAGACCAGATGCTGTTTTCCTGGTTTCTGATGTTTTAGCAATTGGTGCCCTGAAAACCATTAGAGATATGAAGTTATCTGTACCGGAGGATATTGCAGTGGTGGGATTTGATAATATTGAATTTGCCATTAGGATGAATCCAGCTTTGACAACCATTGCGCAACCAATGTACGAAATAGGGCGTGAATCCTGTAGATTATTGATTAATCGGATAGTGAATAAAGATGTAGAGATTGAAAAAATCATTATGGACTTTGAACTCATTATAAGAGAATCGACAATGAAACAGGTGGAATAACAGAAATTTGTTTACAAAGCGTTATGCTTTTGTAATAAAAAAAAAGATGGAGGGTTAATATGAAAAAGATACGAATCATGCTACTTATGCTAATTCTAGTTGTTTTAATCGTAGGTTGTGGTCAACAAGACACAGGTACTGGAGTAGAAGATGGTAAAGTACTTGGTGTTGTTATGCCAAATGCAACCCACGGGTTTTTAGGCGAGAGTATTCAACATGCTGAAGCAGCAACTAAGCTTTATGCAGAGGAATATGGATTTGAATATCAATTTCTTACCTCTGCAGAGTCTTCAGAACAAAATAATCAACTAGATACATTAATCAATCAAAATGTAGATGCCATTGTTCTATGGCCACATAATGGCGATGAAGTAAGATCGGGTGCTCAGAATGTTATGGATGCAGGGATTCCTCTTATTGTATATGATCGACTCATTGATGGATTTGAACCTACCATGGAGGTTATGGGAGATAATTTTACAA
Encoded proteins:
- a CDS encoding electron transfer flavoprotein subunit alpha/FixB family protein, with product MEYKGVLVYAEQRNQQIHKVTYELLDKGRQLADQLGVQVYCALLGPADIDAQELIYRGADVVYYIEDNEAFNEPDELVYARNLQDLIVKIKPEICISGATSLGRSVAPRVAAAIGAGLTADCTDLQIDEDRKLIQIRPAFSENILAHIKSECMPQMATVRYKEFSEAKRDISRTGEIIKSSSLDYQNDAMVFIQELSQKKLDISEASVVVSAGTGLRSPEDFKLLSELADLLNGVVAASRPLVEGGFISKDHQVGYSGNRVKPKIYIACGISGAPQHLAGMKDSETIIAINTDPSAPIFSIADHGIVGDLYEVVPLLINKIKSMRAVKV
- a CDS encoding VanZ family protein — translated: MFKNKKIIVISWIAVLLWMGLIFYLSAQPATQSREVSEGVTEIFMQTVERVAPDVAAELDIRMLNYLIRKNAHFFAYLTLGVLVLNGMRRSGVSGIRGIVIAFFICVLYAISDEVHQLYVPGRSGELRDVLIDSAGAMVGIGLYLGLGKIKKKVMISRV
- a CDS encoding FAD-binding oxidoreductase, whose amino-acid sequence is MKVEIIEKMKNIVGVDWVVTELSRMQSYLSDETEHLLKPKANEDCIVVKPSSAQEISGIMKYANQEKIPVVPRGGGTGLCGAAIPTHSSIVMSLERLNQYVELDDKNLMVTVDSGFTLAQLNEELNKQKNLFFPIHPGDEGAQIGGMVAENAGGVSAVKHGIMRNHVKGLEVVLPTGEIVNFGGKLIKDNMGYDMLHMMIGSEGTLGIITKVILKLYAKENHRGTLLISFDTGEDAAAVVPKILQRGITPLAMEYMERYVVEKAAEHLGLTWPAKKGSVDLMFILEETTEDELYAKSEIIVEMCEKHHAVDSMIAETAKEQRNILEIRSNAYTAFKEEIADALDMAVAPASVPDLVRDINTIAKKYNTISPVVGHIGDGNTHNFIMLVNGEKPSYLDEMRQEMYEAAIKYGGTVTAEHGTGKTRKKHMNLQFSDREIEIMKGIKKAFDPNGILNPGTIID
- a CDS encoding IS1634 family transposase; this encodes MYISKSKRPNGKYFISIAKGIRDPETKKSKKIQIKGFGTHDLDSKSGKKALVQAEAELKEMIRLDEASRGFENFEDFIVSMSKDKLSLKHKNIGYLPYLEIFNQLKLQSFFSKMVKDSKLDYSFSDMMFYQVLGRLFNPSSKLEVATRKDDFLYDFNFVNNDNIYSSLDVFSGFNKHKSKALQDGIQVINDMEILLDTVDSEAKKILETNINNTSHELEELITSYDSNFEMNENKLFKHLNKHMEKIVPERNISLAFYDCTTYYFESFDEDGFRERGMSKDNKRNETQVVMGLLIDTNGIPISYRLFKGNKHELHTMEEVIDDILNNYTIKEIIIVADRGLNSRANLEMIRGKGLNYIVGSKGSAVPKDLKEKKFNSSWNITSKAEAKYKSGYITSKRKVSHNDETYDELIIKKYSDVYKEREMFKQDKMLERAKKNIKDFTINSTTKSKSKYYKAVDNPKEKINIEIDEEKIKQEQENFGYFYIVTNKVEMNPADIMVAYKSLYKIEESFRILKTNLKARPVYHFKERRIRSHFLICYLALVIQRVLEYKLEEKNVEISTHEIINGLEGFVIDEIDYKVDKLYMISDKLFKSKINQDIFKIEKNVLLSNEISNIIKKM
- a CDS encoding electron transfer flavoprotein subunit beta/FixA family protein encodes the protein MNPFDLNALEAAVQMSEKIEAEIIVLSMGPPSAENALREAIARGAHKGILLSDRKFGGSDVKATALTLSAGINHIGDYDLIIAGMQTVDGDTGQVGAEVAEILGIPQISYVEELNDFDDESVTVTTNIWEGLYLKKIKFPALMTVTKEINDPRLPSFKNKMKARKAEITLWGQNELRDYLREDQIGLKGSATKVKKIEVPAAAVREGKLWRDNHTEAVDVLYDLFEVKKVLEG
- a CDS encoding glutamine amidotransferase, which gives rise to MKKLLIIKTGTTFPSILKAHGDFEDFIMNQIEISPKDVHVSSVYKNESLPDLNQVSAIMITGSHSMVTDYENWSVHLSQWLTQLLYQPIPVLGICYGHQLLAQTFGGKADYNPKGIEIGTASIALTEAGEKDSLLGVLPKTFLGHVVHSQSATMLPNHGQVLAQNEMDHHHSFFINKNIWGVQFHPEFNVDIMHSYIHQQEGFLTKKGYNLEKVYASVKEHGYGKLLLQRFMELT
- a CDS encoding YkvI family membrane protein, with the translated sequence MNKKSGMPVFFALAFVWFTTHFGGGFASGAQVIQYFVKFGWFAIFTPIISQLIIAIVLYFAWKFALEKKMFDYRDWANEFYKPIQGIMSNVFEIMYNLVLVTATAVAFATGGATIEGVFGTPYLLNTVVIAMALLLLTIFGAELVRKAASIIAVIIISGVVLIYVPNVISSFGQITKNVADLRSGAIQNDTSFFSAMWSSLVYAGFQTTCIGAYIVHSNILKDKSDAKKAALWGFIINSTVLMLSTLGILAFYNDGVLTESIPALFVVRNGVGSSWMVPLISILIILGAVSTGVNLIYGISRRIVNYLGRSESPAVFKEKERTRNIGASALYVAITWSIAQFGLIPLIAKGYGTLGYISIFVIILPVIIKGIIGLKPKTKAKA
- a CDS encoding DnaJ domain-containing protein; protein product: MRVMKKIVGKVIYAIAKALSAILDSLIQLIETMVLLARSFSKGCLALMSMGGCLFFLFFVFPIGSRILRNPTALLAILFILVFPILGALLVSYLKYLKYITTAYLFNLGNYLMDGVNYQYKAFSEYKVAYRKAEEDRKRKEQNRHYEQQREWEERLRQWRQQNAQREQGSYGGQGNYGHSYANPIVEFKKKYEKCCDVLGVSYDADKYQIKLAYRRKAKQYHPDVNKAADATKMFQGISEAYEFLNDDNIQRYKSV
- a CDS encoding DUF3791 domain-containing protein, with the translated sequence MDETLDFMVYCIESYKNAENLRGREAVELFNKYHVFDYIKASHGTQDMACREYIIEDLNMYIDARRQVDTRRNL